Part of the Candidatus Cloacimonadota bacterium genome, GGAAGCTGAGATTTCACGCGGGGGTCAGAATTGAAGCGGTTGAGAACAGCTTCCGTGAGCAGGGATTCAAACCACTGCAAAACCTGGTCCTGGCGGCGTTCCGCGAAGATGCCGGTGTTTTTGCCGTGTTCCAAAAAGCCTTGCACCGCGTCCCAGATTTTATCCAGTCCCAGGTTTTCCAGCGCGGAGCAAGTGAGCGCGCGGGTTGTCCAGCCCGGTGTGGCAGGACGCAGGTAATGGAGAGCGTTATTCAGCTCCCCCGCAGCCTGTTGGGCGGGCAGGATGTTGTCGCCATCGGCTTTGTTGACCGCGATGAGGTCGGCAAGTTCCATGATGCCTTTTTTGATGCCCTGGAGTTCGTCTCCCGCGCCGGAAATCTGCATGAGCAGGAAAAAATCCACCATGGAGCGCACCGTGGTTTCGGATTGGCCCACGCCCACGGTTTCAATCAGAATAACGTCGTAGCCCGCGGCTTCACAGGCAATCATGCTTTCACGGGTTTTGCGAGCCACTCCGCCCAAAGCGCCTCCGCTGGGAGAAGGCCGGATGAAGCTGTTGGGATGTCTGCCCAGCTTTTCCATGCGGGTTTTATCGCCCAAAATGCTGCCCCGGGAAAGGCTGCTGCTGGGGTCGATTGCCAAAACGGCGACCTTGTGACCACGCTCGATGAGCCAAATTCCGAAGCTTTCGATGAAGGTGCTTTTTCCAGCGCCGGGTGTGCCCGTGATGCCGATGCGCACGGAATTTCCGGAAGCGGGCAGGAGCAGGCGAACCAGTTCCTGCCCGTCTTCAAAATGGCGCGGGGAATTGCTTTCGATGAGGGTGATGGCGCGTGCCAAAAAGGCTCGGTTGCCCTGGGTCACGCCTTTGGCGATTTCAGCGGCGGAAAACCTGGCGCGGCGAGGCTGACTGGCATTATTTACAGCGTTTTCGCCGGGGGCTGTCCCTGCTGAAAGCACACGCGTGGCAAATTCCTTGCCGGCGTCACGCGGCACCCATTCTGGTTTGCGGTGTTTTTCGTCCATCAATCCCCAAGCATTTTTTCCAAGAGCACAATGGCAGCCTGGGGAAGTTTTGTTCCCGGGCCAAAAATGGCTGTGGCGCCGCTTTGCAGCAGGAATTCATAGTCCTGGGGCGGAATCACGCCACCTACCACGATGAGAATATCTTCACGTCCCTGCGCGGCAAGCTCTGCCACCAATTGCGGTAAAAGCGTTTTGTGGCCTGCGGCGAGGGAACTCATGCCGACGATGTGGACGTCGTTTTCAATGGCTTGGCGCGCTGTCTCTTCCGGGGTTTGGAAGAGCGGGCCCATATCGACGTCGAAGCCCATATCGGCAAAAGCTGTGGCGACGACCTTGGCGCCGCGGTCGTGACCGTCCTGACCCATTTTTGCCACAAGAATGCGGGGTCGGCGGCCTTCGCGGTCGGCAAATTCGTCGGTTAAAGCGCGGACTTTTTCAATTTCATCCATTTTGGCATACTCGCTGCTGTAAACGTTGTTGATAAGTTTGATGGAAGCCTGGTGGCGTCCGAAGGCTTTTTCCATGGCATCGGAAATTTCGCCCAGAGAAGCCCTGTCGCGAGCGGCGTTGATGGCAAGTTCCAACAGGTTTCCTTCGCCACTTTCCGCCGCGTGACTGAGCGCTTCCAAGCTTTTTTGGGTTTTGGCTTCGTCGCGTTCGGCGCGAAGCTTGTTCAGACGCGCAATCTGCGCTTCACGCACGGCGCTGTTGTCCACTTCCAAAATCTCCATGGGGTCTTCTTTTTCCAGGCGATATTTATTCACACCCACGATGGTGTCTTCACCAGAGTCAATGTGAGCCTGCCTTCTGGCGGCAGCTTCCTCGATTCTGAGCTTGGGCAATCCGTTTTCGATGGCTTTTGCCATGCCGCCCAATTCTTCAACCTCGGTGATGTGATCCCAAGCGCGTTTCATGATGGCATCGGTGAGGTTTTCCAGATAGTAGGAACCAGCCCAGGGATCGATTACACGGGTCACGCCGGCTTCATGCTGCAAAAAGAGCTGGGTGTTGCGGGCGATGCGGGCGCTGAAATCTGTGGGCAGGGCGATGGCCTCGTCCAGAGAGTTCGTGTGCAGGCTTTGGGTGTGTCCCATCGTGGCAGCCAGAGCTTCGATGCAGGTTCGGGTCACATTGTTGTAGGGGTCCTGCTCCGTGAGGCTCCAGCCTGAGGTTTGCGAGTGGGTGCGCAGCGCCATGCTTTTGGGGTTTTTGGGGTTGAATCCTTTGATGATTTTTGCCCAAAGTACACGCGCGGCGCGCATTTTTGCCACTTCCATGAAATAGTTCATCCCCTGCGCCCAGAAAAAGGACAGGCGGGGAGCGATGAGATCGATGTCCAAACCGGCGTTCACAGCAGTGCGCACGTATTCCAGGCCGTCGGCAAGGGTGTAAGCCATTTCGAGGTCGGCAGTGGCGCCGGCTTCGTGCATGTGGTAGCCGGAAATGCTGATGCTGTTGAATTTGGGCATGTTTTTGGAAGTGTAGCGAAAAATATCAGCGATGATGCGCATGGAGGCTTCCGGCGGATAGATGTAGGTGTTGCGCACCATGTATTCTTTCAGAATGTCGTTTTGGATGGTGCCGTTCAGAAGTTCCGGCTTCACGCCTTGTTCTTCCGCGGCAAGGATATAGAACGCCATGATGGGGATGACGGCGCCGTTCATGGTCATGGAAACGCTCATCTTGTCCAGCGGAATCTGGTCGAACAGGATTTTCATGTCCAGGATGCTGTCCACAGCCACGCCGGCTTTGCCAACGTCTCCAATCACTCTGGGGTGGTCGGAATCATAACCGCGATGGGTTGCCAAATCGAAGGCGATGGAAAGTCCTTTTTGACCCATTGCCAAGTTGCGGCGGTAGAAGGCGTTGGATTCCTCGGCGGTGGAAAATCCAGCGTATTGGCGGATGGTCCAAGGCCGCTGTACATACATGGTTGGATAGGGTCCGCGCAGGTAGGGCGCGATGCCGCTGAGGTAGTCCAGATGCTGCAGGTCGCGCAGGTCTTCATCTGTGTAAAGTGGTTTGACGTCGATTTGTTCATTGGTGCGCCAGGCTTTAGCGGACTCGAACTGTCCTTTGCGCTCGGCGGCAAAATCGGGATTCAGTTTGGTGAAATCTGGTTTCATGGCGCCACCTCCATTTTCGCGGCAAGCTCTTTGAGGGTATCCAAAACGTTGGCACGCACATGGATGAAAAGCTCGATGCCGTCTTGTTTGTAGGAATCAACCATGTCTTTGGGATACCCTGCCAGGATGAGGGTTTTTCCTTTCAGACCTTCGCAGAGAGCGGGGATTAATTCTGGATATTTATCGTCCGTGCTGCAGATGCAGATGGCTTGGTGGTTTTTCGCGGCTTCAATGGCGGAATCGATGTCCGTATAGCCGGTGCCGGTGATGGTTTTGAAACCTCCCACCTGAAAAAATCCGGCGGAGAAATCGGCACGGGCTTTATAGTCTGCCACGCTGCCCATGGTGAGCAGGAAAACCTCCGGGTCGGCTTTTTGCACCTGAGCTCGGAAATCCTCCAAAAGCTGCACAGCTCTGAGTTTGGGCAGGGCGCCCGGGGCGAGTTTCGCCACGGCTTTGGCGTCGTTGATGGTGTTTTGAACCGCGGGACGAGGCTCGTCATTGGGGTCGGCATACATATTTATGCCCACAAAGACGTCGCGGCGTTTGTGGACAGAATCCAGTCTGGCGTTGGCAACGGAGGCAATCAGTTCATGTATCTTTCCGCTTTCCAGGCAGTTCAGCATTCCGCCTTCCGCTTCAATTTCCTGCATCAGTTTCCAGGCTTGAGCGGCAAGTTCGGCGGTGAGATTTTCGATGTAATAGCAGCCGCCAGCGGGGTCGGCAACCTTGCTGAAATGGGCTTCCTCGCCCAGGATGAGCTGTTGGTTGCGAGCCAGTCTCTTGGAAAATTCATCGGCTTGGGGATTTACAACGGCATCGAAGCGGTCGATTTCGAGGCTATCCACGCCGCCAATCACAGCGGAAAAACCTTCTGTGGAGGCGCGTAAGAGGTTCACATAGAGGTCATAACGGCTTTTGTTGACCTGGCCGGTTTTGCCATGAATCCAGATTTTACGGGCATCGTAATCTCCGCCGAAAGCTTTGATGATTTCGCTCCACAGCATTCTGAAGGCGCGGATTTTGGCAATTTCCATAAAGAAATTCGAACCCAGGGAAAGGCGGGCTTGGAACAGCGGTGAAATCTGGTTTATATCCATGCCTTTTTCTGTAAAACGGCGCAGGTATTCGATGGCGGAAGCCAAAACAAAGCCGAGTTCCTGCGCGGATGAGGCGCCGGCGGCTTCATAAACCGTGCCGTCCAGTGAGATGGCGCGCAGCTTGGGAGCTTGGTCGATTCTGGTTTTCACGGCATTTTCCAAGCTTTCCCAGGCGGAATCCCAGGAAAGGTTCAAAAAGCCTTTGCGGGCATATTCCGCGATGGGGTCAAAAGCCAGGCTGCCGGTGAGGGTTTTGGTTTCACTATTCTGCTGTTGAAGCCAGGCAAAAAGGTCGGGAGCGTCGAGGTCAAGCTGCGCCATGAGCGGAGCGGCTTTCAGGTCCACGCCCGCAAGCGCGGTTTGGAAATCAGCGGCGTTTTTGAAAACAATGCCATGGGGGGCGTCATCACGCGCCAAAACGAGGTTCACCATGGTGAGACCACGCTGCAATTCGGCAAGAATCTGCTTGTTCAGAGCGGCGGGTTCGGCCTCGCTTTGGGCTTGGGCAACTTCCCAGCTTCCATCCGCTTGGGCAGAGTTTCCGCGCTGGAAAGGAAGGTCTCCGGGCAGAGCGCCCACAAAGGGCAGACCTTCAAGGTCTTCCGCACGGTAGATGGGTTTGAGGGTGATGCCTTCATGGGTGCGAGTGTACATCACTTTGTCGAAATCCGCTCCCTTGAGGGCTTCGGTGGCTTTTTGCTTCCATTCCTCCCAACTTGGGGCGGGGAATTCGTCTCGCAGATTAAGCTGCTTTTTTAAGTTCACGGGCTTCAACTCCTTATTCCTTGATGAGCGCCTGCACAGGCTTCATGCCGTAGGGCGAGCCTTGTACGATGGAATCCAAAATGGCTCCGCCACCGGTGAAAAAGTAGTATTTTGGGTCGTTCTTTGCCTTGGCGAAAACTCCGGGCAAGAGTTCGCGGAAATCCTGGATGGTGTCGCCGCCGCCGATGAGTTTTTGAGCTTGGCTGCTGGCGTCCAAAAGGCTGTTAAAGGCTTTCGTGCCTTCCTGGAAAAGAGTGGTGTAGCCCATCACGGCGTTCACGAAAATGGTGGCAGCGGAAGCGAAAACCTGCTTCACAGCTTCATCTTCAAAAGAACGGGGGTCAATGTCCAAAACATAATTCAGCTTTGTTCCAGGTTTCAAATCCGCAACCCGATGAGCGCGATGGTTTTCGGCATTTTCAAAGCTGTCGGATTCGATAATCCAGGGCAGTTCCACAATCCTGTCTTTATAGGGTTCGATGTCTTTGAGGAACTGGGCTGCGAGGTCGAGGTCGCTTTGGTCCAAGCCTTCGATGCTGAGATTGTATTTCACGGCGAGATAGGCGTTGTAAAGAACCCCACCCAAAACCAGTTTGTCGCTGATTTTGATGAGCGAGGAGAGCGGCCCCATCTTGGTATCGAATTTCGAGCCTGCCACCACGGAAACCAGGGGACGCTTGGGTTCGAACACCTTGCTGAGGTTGTCAATTTCTTTTTGCATCAAAAGCCCCGCGTAGGAGGGCAGAAATTTGGTGATGTTGAAAGTGGAAGCGTGAGGCTGCCATGAACCGAAAGCGTCGTTGATGAAAAGATCGGCATTGGCTGCCAGCCCCTGAGCCAGAAGGTCGGAGGCTTCGTTTTTGCTTTCCTCACCCTTGAACCAGCGCGTGTTTGGCAGATACACAAAATCCACCTTGCCAGCCTTCATTTCCTGAACCGCGGAGGCGATGGGATTCAAATCCGTGATGCCTTCGGGGCCGGAGGCGGCGCAAGCTGGAATGATGCCTTTCAATTGCAGTTTTTCCTGCAGATAATCCACAATGGGACGCACGGAATTGTCGTCGGAGATGGAGATTTCTCCGGTTTTTTTGTCGTAAGGTCTGCCCACGTGGGTCATCAAGATGGGCAGTCCGCCCTTTTTATAGACGTGCAAAATAGTGGGAATGGTGGATTCGATGCGCATGGGGTCTTTAATCTTTCCTTTTTTTACCACATTGTGGTCAACCCGCATGAGCACCACTTTTCCCTTCAGGTCAGCATCCAGAAAACTGGGGACTTTAGTCATGGCTTGGTCTCCTTATTTATCTCATTTTATTTGTTTGTCTTTCAAGCTGTTACGCCATTAACAGAGGCAAAACAGATATTTTTATCATAATAAAGAAAGGCGGCATGGCGTCAAGGTTTTTTTCGTTTTTGCTTGCGCCACTCCCAGGGAGGGATGGGATTTTTGTCTGCCCAAAGCCCTTTTTTGGTGGTTCTGGCCTTGATTTCCAAGGCTGCCAGAACCGGATCTTTGCTATATTGTTTGTAGTGCCATGCCAGCCCTGCTTTCACCAATTCTTCAGACAAGCTTTTCTTGCCATCATAAATCACATCGCCCAAAACCCGTCCGTAGCGGTCTTTTTCCTCCCATTCCACGGTGACGGTTTTGCCAAAAACACTGTCGGAAGTGAATTTGGTGGAAACGGTTCCAAAAGGCTGGCCTTTTTCGGGGCAATCTATGCCCTGCAGGCGGATTTTGTGTTGGGTGCTTCCCACCAAAAGGGTGATGGTGTCTCCATCCTGGACTTTGACCACCCTTCCTTTCAGTTGGTCTCCGGAAGGACTGAAAATGGAATAGAGCACCAAAAGCAAAAACAAAACAATGCCAACAATATATTCTTTTTTCATTGTTCCACTTTTTTTGGGAATAAGTCTTCTGTCAAGAAAAGCTTGACACCGGCAGGCTACCTCGCGAGAGGTATGTTTTAATCCCTTTTGGGCAAAATGGAGAAAAGATGCTTTTGGATAAAGAACTGATTGTTATCACGGATATTGGCAGCACGACAACCAAAGCGCTGCTTTTGGAAAATGGTCACAGCGTGCCGGAGCTAATCGCGCTGGCAAACGCGCCCACAAGCGTGGAAGCGCCTCAAAACGACGTGAGGCATGGAATCGTGACCGCGGCACGTGAACTGGAAAACCTCAGCGGTAAAACCCTGCTTTTATCCTCGGAAGGGCAGGAACTCAACTGGGCTGAAAACGTGGCCTTTTTCAGCACCAGCAGCGCGGGCGGAGGTTTGCAGATTCTGGTGATTGGGCTCACATTATATGATTCTGCCAGCAGCGCAAAACGAGGCGCCTACGGAGCTGGGGGTGTGATTTTGGATACATTCGCCATCGATGATAAACGCCAGGCCATGGAACAGATGTTGGCGATGCGAAACCTTCATCCAGACATGATTCTGCTTTGCGGTGGAACGGATGGTGGCGCCATTTCCGGAGTTTTGCGCATGGCGGAGATTGTGCGCATCGCGAACCCCAGTCCAAAATTTGACCTCCATGGAAAAATCCCAGCCATCTATGCTGGCAATAAAAACGCCGCGCCCATCATCCAAAAGCTGATTTCCAAAGAATTTGACCTGCATATCCTGCCCAACCTGCGCCCCAGTCCAGAGCGGGAAAACCTGCGCCCCACCCAGGAAACCATCCAAAAACTCTTTATGGAAAACGTGATGGAACACGCGCCGGGCTATGCAAATGTGAAACCACGAGTTAGCGCGCCCATCATTCCCACACCCATGGGGGTGCAAAACGCGCTGGCTCTGCTGGCTCAGAATGAAAAACGCAACATCTTTGCCTTCGACATCGGAGGCGCCACAACCGACGTTTTCAGCATCATTGATGGACATTTTCAAAGAACCGTGAGCGCGAATATGGGCATGAGCTACAGCGCCTGGAACATTTTGAAGGAATGCGGCGCGGAAAGCCTGCTTCGCTGGCTGCCACCGGAAATTGATGAAAAAACGCTGCGCAACTATGTGGCAAACAAATGCCTCCATCCAACTTCCACCCCAAAACGGGAAGCGGAATATCGCATCGAACACGCTCTGGCGCGGGAAGCGCTGTCCGTCGCCATCAGACAACACCGGGAAATGCACTACAACACTGCAAAAATCGGTTATCTGGATATACTCAAACAGGGGGAAATTGAGAAATTCCAGATGCAGTTCGAATTTCAGCGCGAAGATAAAAAACACCGCTTCGCGGAAAGCGAAATCGACGTTATCATCGGTGCTGGAGGCGTTTTTACCAGCGCTCAAAACCGGACTCAATCGTTGATGATGCTCATCGACGCCATCCGCCCCAAAGGTGTCACCGAGATTTGGACAGACCGCAATTTCATCTCGCCGCACCTGGGCATTTTTGGCAAATCCGCGCCCGAAAAAGCACATTCCTTACTGGAATCAAACTGCTTTGAAAAAATCGGCTTGCACATCGCCCCGGTTTTTTCGCCCCGGCAAAAGAAAAACCTGTTCAGCCTGACAGTGGAAACAGCTTCAAATAATGACACTTATCAGCTCAAGGCCGGTCAATTCATCCTCCTGCCAGAAGGAGAAAAAACTCTAAGCTTCAAGCTCAGTTCCCGCTGCAGCATCCCCACAAAGCTGGACCTGAATGAATTGAAAACCACGCTGCCAGTGGTGATTGACTTGAGAACGGAACCATTATCCCACCAGCCTGAGATTGAAAAAACCATCGGACTTTACCCCGGCGTGGACAAAACCGGGGCGCAGCCAGATGACCAGAAACTGCTTCCAGCCTTGGTTTTGGGAAGCTGGACAAAAAAGATTGAGCTTTCCTATTTGGGAGACACCAATCCCAAGGTTGGAGATGAGGTGGCTCCAGATGATATCGTTGCCGTAAACCGTTTCAACCCGCCCCGGCTGTATATTATTGATGGATTTTCCCGCGTTGCAGACATCACTCCAGCCCAAATCCAAGAATCTTTGCAAATTGGAGTTGGCGACAGTTTGGAATCAGACCAAGTTTACGCTGTGCTTCCCGCTGAAGTCAAGCTGCCCCGATATGGCTCCAACAGCTTGCGTTCCCCGGTGCGGGGCAAAATTGAATTCATAGATCCGGATGTGGGAATCATGGTGGCGTCTGAAATCCAGGATTATTCCTCAAAACCGGTGAAAATTGACTATGCCCAAGGCTTGGGAATACCTCCAAAAATCGCCAAACGCTACCTCAGCAAAAGATTGGGCGATTTTGTCTATCGGGATGATGTTTTGGCAAAACGCGTGGAACGCGGCGCTCAGGGTGAACCACCTGTTTTCATCAAATCACCTTCCACCGGAACTGTCACCGAAATCGACACCGAAAAAGGGATTATGACAGTTGCTTACATCCATTCGCCACTGCTTTTTCATGCTCACGTGCATGGAACCGTCACTGAGGTAAACCCAGGCCGGAGCGTGGAAATACAGTATCAAAGCTTGCGTCTGGAAGGAAGAATAGCGTTCGGCAAGGAATGCCACGGCAGCCTTGTCCTGCTGGAAAATGAAGCCGCAATCGGCAATTCCGACATCCAGGGAAAAATCGTGGCGCTCACTTTCCCGCCCACAGGAAAAACACTGGAACTGCTTGCCAAAGAAAGAGTTGTGGGAATGGCTTGCTTTGAGATGGACGCCAGCGAACTGACAACCTGGCTCGAATTCGAACCCGGAGTCATCAACACCGGAAATGAAGCCCTGCCCTTTGGCATCCTCGTTTTAAACGGTTTTGGACAGAGAGCCATGCCACCGGAATTGGCTTCCACCCTCAAACAACATAATTTCTGCTATCTCAACCCACACACCCGCATCCGCGCAGGCGTGGTGAGGCCTTTTCTTTCATTTCCACCCCAACCGGGCTCCTGAAAAAGAGGATAAATCCAGGCAAACAGTAGCGATTTTTTTGGTGGACTGAGCTTTTCCTTGACACGAAAAGGCGTTTAAACTTTTTGAAGCAAAAATAATTTTCAGCCAAGGAGCTTTTCCAAGCATGGAAAACAAGCGAATAGAGAGGCATCCAATCCTTCCCGTTTTGGAGCGAGAAGATATCCTCTTCACTTTCAACGGCATGCCGCTACAGGCAAAAAAGGGTGAGATGATTTCCTCCGCCCTGATTGCCAATGGCATCAACGTTTTTGGACATCACCATAAAGACGGCAGCGCTCAAGGAATCTTTTGCGCCAACGGTCAATGTGCCAAATGCACCGTTATCGTGGATGGAATTGCCATAAAATCCTGCATGACAGAAGTGACGCCAGGCATGGAAGTGCATTCGGCGGAAGGACTTCCGGAATTGCCCGAAGATGGTGAAAACCCCAAAAGGGATGCCATCGAAGAATTGGAAACCGAGGTGCTCATCATCGGCGGTGGACCTTCAGGTTTGGCAGCCGCGATTGAATTGGGAAAACGTGGCATCGACACTTTGCTCATCGACGACAAACACGCTTTGGGCGGAAAATTGGTGTTGCAAACCCACAAGTTTTTTGGCAGTCAGGAAGACAGCCACGCTGGAGTCCGCGGACACGACATTGGAAAACTTTTGGCAGCGGAAGTTGCCACCCACGCTTCTGTGGATGTGTGGTTGAACAGCACAGCGCTATTTGTTTTCAGCGACAAAAAGGTCGGCATTTTGAAGGATGGGGTCTATAAAATAGTGACCCCAAAACGCATCCTGAACTCCGCCGGCGCCAGAGAAAAGTTTTTGCGGTTCAGCGGAAACCATCTGGCCCGGATTTACGGTGCGGGAGCCTTCCAAACCTTGGTGAATCGTGACCTCGTTCGCCCCACCCGCCGTCTTTTCATCATCGGCGGCGGAAATGTTGGCCTCATCGCGGGTTACCACGCTCTGCAAGCTGGAATTGAGGTGGTTGGATTGGCTGAAGCCCTGCCCCGCTGCGGTGGCTACAAGGTTCACGCGGACAAACTTGCCCGCCTGGGCGTACCCATCTATACCTCCCACAGCATTTTGAGCGCGAATGGAAACGAAACCGTGGAAAGCGTCACCATCACCCAGATTGATGATAAATTCCAGCCCATTCCCGGCACGGAAAAGAGTTTTGATTGCGACACGGTGCTCATCGCGGTGGGCTTGGATTCCCTGTCCGAATTCACCCAGCAGGCGCAGGATGCGGGAATTCCAGTTTACGCCGCTGGTGACGCGTTGGAAATCGCGGAAGCCTCCTCCGCCATGTTCAACGGAAAAATAGCCGGATTGAACATCGCTCGCGAATGCGGTCATCCGGAAGTGGGCGAAGTTCCTCAGGATTGGCTTGCCAAAGCCAAGGTTCTCAAATCCCATCCCGGAGCCATCAAAGGCTATCAGGACAACACTTTGGAAGAAGGCGTTTTCCCAGTGATTCACTGCCTGCAAGAAATTCCCTGCAACCCTTGCACCACGGTTTGCCCCACAAATTCCATCCACACCGAAGATGGCAGCCTGATGGCTTTGCCGCTCTATGATGGAAGCTGCATTGGCTGTGGAAAATGCGTTCTCATCTGCCCCGGTTTGGCGATCACCTTGGTGGACTATCGCAAGGACGCTGAAAACCCCACCGTCACAATGCCTTACGAGGTTTTCAACATCCCCCGCAAGGTGGGTGACGCCCTGGATTTGGTCGATATCGATGGCAATGAACTGGGCAGTTTTCCCGCCGTTTCGGTTGTGGAAATGAAGGAACGCCAAACTCAATTGGTGCGCGTGCAGGTACCCCGTTCCATCGCCAAAAAAGTTGCCTCCTTCAGGATACAGCCTGAAGAAGTGGGACGGCCTCTGCCCAAACCGATAATAAATGAAAAACTTGCCGACGACGCTATGATTTGCCTCTGTGAAAAAGTGAGCGTGGGCGAAGTTCGGCGCCTCATCCGCTCCGGCATCACAAACCTGAACCAAATCAAAGCCATCACCCGCGCGGGCATGGGTCCCTGCGGCGCAAAAAGCTGTGAAACCCTGATTAAGGGCCTGCTGCGAGAAGAAGGCATCCCGGTGGAGCAGGTGGTGCCAAACACCAAACGTCCGATTTTTGTGGAAGTTGCCTTGGATAAATTTCCCCAGGGAGGTTCCGATGAGTAAAATCTTTGACGTCGTGGTTATCGGCGCTGGCTCAATCGGGCTTCCAGCCTCCTTGGAACTGGCTTTGAAGGGTCAGAAAGTTTTGGTTTTGGATGCCGAAAGCTCACCCGGCCAGGTCAACAACAAAAAAGCCATCGGCGGAGTCCGTGCCACCCACAGCGATTTTGGCAAAATCAGCGTCTCCCAACGTTCCATCCAAATTATGAAAAACTGGCAGGAAGAATATGGCGACGACATTGGCTGGCTCAGCAACGGCTACAGCTACCCTGCCTATAATCAAGAACATGAAACCGCTTTCAAAGAGCTCATGCGCGTCCAGCTCGATTTTGGGCTGAAAATACGCTGGGTCGAGCCTGAAGAATACCGGGAATTGGTTCCCGGCGTCAATATGAAGGATTTACGCGGCTCCACCTATTCATCTGAAGACGGAAGCTGTTCCCCGCTTTTGCTTGGTTCAGCCTACTTTTTCCGCGCTAAAAAAGCCGGGGTGGAATTTGCCTTCAACGA contains:
- the meaB gene encoding methylmalonyl Co-A mutase-associated GTPase MeaB, whose protein sequence is MDEKHRKPEWVPRDAGKEFATRVLSAGTAPGENAVNNASQPRRARFSAAEIAKGVTQGNRAFLARAITLIESNSPRHFEDGQELVRLLLPASGNSVRIGITGTPGAGKSTFIESFGIWLIERGHKVAVLAIDPSSSLSRGSILGDKTRMEKLGRHPNSFIRPSPSGGALGGVARKTRESMIACEAAGYDVILIETVGVGQSETTVRSMVDFFLLMQISGAGDELQGIKKGIMELADLIAVNKADGDNILPAQQAAGELNNALHYLRPATPGWTTRALTCSALENLGLDKIWDAVQGFLEHGKNTGIFAERRQDQVLQWFESLLTEAVLNRFNSDPRVKSQLPGLRDRVQKGELPVLLAVKTLLDEI
- the scpA gene encoding methylmalonyl-CoA mutase yields the protein MKPDFTKLNPDFAAERKGQFESAKAWRTNEQIDVKPLYTDEDLRDLQHLDYLSGIAPYLRGPYPTMYVQRPWTIRQYAGFSTAEESNAFYRRNLAMGQKGLSIAFDLATHRGYDSDHPRVIGDVGKAGVAVDSILDMKILFDQIPLDKMSVSMTMNGAVIPIMAFYILAAEEQGVKPELLNGTIQNDILKEYMVRNTYIYPPEASMRIIADIFRYTSKNMPKFNSISISGYHMHEAGATADLEMAYTLADGLEYVRTAVNAGLDIDLIAPRLSFFWAQGMNYFMEVAKMRAARVLWAKIIKGFNPKNPKSMALRTHSQTSGWSLTEQDPYNNVTRTCIEALAATMGHTQSLHTNSLDEAIALPTDFSARIARNTQLFLQHEAGVTRVIDPWAGSYYLENLTDAIMKRAWDHITEVEELGGMAKAIENGLPKLRIEEAAARRQAHIDSGEDTIVGVNKYRLEKEDPMEILEVDNSAVREAQIARLNKLRAERDEAKTQKSLEALSHAAESGEGNLLELAINAARDRASLGEISDAMEKAFGRHQASIKLINNVYSSEYAKMDEIEKVRALTDEFADREGRRPRILVAKMGQDGHDRGAKVVATAFADMGFDVDMGPLFQTPEETARQAIENDVHIVGMSSLAAGHKTLLPQLVAELAAQGREDILIVVGGVIPPQDYEFLLQSGATAIFGPGTKLPQAAIVLLEKMLGD
- a CDS encoding methylmalonyl-CoA mutase — encoded protein: MNLKKQLNLRDEFPAPSWEEWKQKATEALKGADFDKVMYTRTHEGITLKPIYRAEDLEGLPFVGALPGDLPFQRGNSAQADGSWEVAQAQSEAEPAALNKQILAELQRGLTMVNLVLARDDAPHGIVFKNAADFQTALAGVDLKAAPLMAQLDLDAPDLFAWLQQQNSETKTLTGSLAFDPIAEYARKGFLNLSWDSAWESLENAVKTRIDQAPKLRAISLDGTVYEAAGASSAQELGFVLASAIEYLRRFTEKGMDINQISPLFQARLSLGSNFFMEIAKIRAFRMLWSEIIKAFGGDYDARKIWIHGKTGQVNKSRYDLYVNLLRASTEGFSAVIGGVDSLEIDRFDAVVNPQADEFSKRLARNQQLILGEEAHFSKVADPAGGCYYIENLTAELAAQAWKLMQEIEAEGGMLNCLESGKIHELIASVANARLDSVHKRRDVFVGINMYADPNDEPRPAVQNTINDAKAVAKLAPGALPKLRAVQLLEDFRAQVQKADPEVFLLTMGSVADYKARADFSAGFFQVGGFKTITGTGYTDIDSAIEAAKNHQAICICSTDDKYPELIPALCEGLKGKTLILAGYPKDMVDSYKQDGIELFIHVRANVLDTLKELAAKMEVAP
- a CDS encoding phosphoglycerate kinase, giving the protein MTKVPSFLDADLKGKVVLMRVDHNVVKKGKIKDPMRIESTIPTILHVYKKGGLPILMTHVGRPYDKKTGEISISDDNSVRPIVDYLQEKLQLKGIIPACAASGPEGITDLNPIASAVQEMKAGKVDFVYLPNTRWFKGEESKNEASDLLAQGLAANADLFINDAFGSWQPHASTFNITKFLPSYAGLLMQKEIDNLSKVFEPKRPLVSVVAGSKFDTKMGPLSSLIKISDKLVLGGVLYNAYLAVKYNLSIEGLDQSDLDLAAQFLKDIEPYKDRIVELPWIIESDSFENAENHRAHRVADLKPGTKLNYVLDIDPRSFEDEAVKQVFASAATIFVNAVMGYTTLFQEGTKAFNSLLDASSQAQKLIGGGDTIQDFRELLPGVFAKAKNDPKYYFFTGGGAILDSIVQGSPYGMKPVQALIKE
- a CDS encoding thermonuclease family protein; protein product: MKKEYIVGIVLFLLLVLYSIFSPSGDQLKGRVVKVQDGDTITLLVGSTQHKIRLQGIDCPEKGQPFGTVSTKFTSDSVFGKTVTVEWEEKDRYGRVLGDVIYDGKKSLSEELVKAGLAWHYKQYSKDPVLAALEIKARTTKKGLWADKNPIPPWEWRKQKRKKP
- a CDS encoding FAD-dependent oxidoreductase, translating into MENKRIERHPILPVLEREDILFTFNGMPLQAKKGEMISSALIANGINVFGHHHKDGSAQGIFCANGQCAKCTVIVDGIAIKSCMTEVTPGMEVHSAEGLPELPEDGENPKRDAIEELETEVLIIGGGPSGLAAAIELGKRGIDTLLIDDKHALGGKLVLQTHKFFGSQEDSHAGVRGHDIGKLLAAEVATHASVDVWLNSTALFVFSDKKVGILKDGVYKIVTPKRILNSAGAREKFLRFSGNHLARIYGAGAFQTLVNRDLVRPTRRLFIIGGGNVGLIAGYHALQAGIEVVGLAEALPRCGGYKVHADKLARLGVPIYTSHSILSANGNETVESVTITQIDDKFQPIPGTEKSFDCDTVLIAVGLDSLSEFTQQAQDAGIPVYAAGDALEIAEASSAMFNGKIAGLNIARECGHPEVGEVPQDWLAKAKVLKSHPGAIKGYQDNTLEEGVFPVIHCLQEIPCNPCTTVCPTNSIHTEDGSLMALPLYDGSCIGCGKCVLICPGLAITLVDYRKDAENPTVTMPYEVFNIPRKVGDALDLVDIDGNELGSFPAVSVVEMKERQTQLVRVQVPRSIAKKVASFRIQPEEVGRPLPKPIINEKLADDAMICLCEKVSVGEVRRLIRSGITNLNQIKAITRAGMGPCGAKSCETLIKGLLREEGIPVEQVVPNTKRPIFVEVALDKFPQGGSDE